One window of the Actinomyces wuliandei genome contains the following:
- a CDS encoding methyltransferase domain-containing protein, with amino-acid sequence MRYTHGHGTAVLVSHSQRSAADCAAYLLPHLQAGQDLLDVDCGPATITADLAQAVAPGRTVGLDPAPAALEAARATLAARTALPGRRPRPGSAVDGAAPAVELVAGDVASLPFEDGSFDVVHAHQVLQHVSDPVAALREMARVARPGGLVAARDTVYPAMAWFPQPVPLEEWRRVYTATARHNGGHPDAGARLLSWCREAGLTQVECSASTWCYATAPQRRQWGRTWAQRCLSSFGPQAVELGLTTPEGLQEMAEAWHAWAEAGDGWFAVVHGEVLARPA; translated from the coding sequence ATGCGCTACACCCACGGTCACGGCACAGCGGTGCTGGTCAGCCACTCACAGCGCTCGGCAGCAGACTGTGCCGCCTACCTCCTCCCCCACCTCCAGGCGGGGCAGGACCTGCTGGACGTCGACTGCGGGCCGGCCACGATCACCGCTGACCTCGCCCAGGCTGTTGCCCCCGGGCGCACCGTCGGGCTGGACCCCGCGCCAGCGGCGCTGGAGGCCGCGCGCGCCACGCTGGCCGCACGCACGGCGCTCCCCGGCAGACGACCCCGGCCCGGCAGCGCCGTAGACGGCGCGGCACCGGCCGTGGAGCTCGTGGCCGGGGACGTGGCCAGCCTCCCCTTTGAGGACGGCTCCTTCGACGTCGTCCACGCCCACCAGGTGCTCCAGCACGTATCGGACCCGGTGGCGGCCCTGCGGGAGATGGCCCGTGTGGCCCGCCCCGGCGGGCTCGTCGCGGCCCGTGACACCGTCTACCCGGCCATGGCCTGGTTCCCCCAGCCAGTGCCCCTGGAGGAGTGGCGGCGGGTGTACACCGCGACAGCGCGGCACAACGGCGGGCACCCGGACGCAGGCGCCCGGCTCCTGTCGTGGTGCCGGGAGGCTGGGCTGACCCAGGTCGAGTGCTCCGCCTCCACCTGGTGCTACGCCACCGCGCCGCAGCGTCGGCAGTGGGGGCGCACCTGGGCGCAGCGGTGCCTGTCCTCCTTCGGGCCACAGGCCGTCGAGCTGGGTCTGACCACGCCGGAGGGACTGCAGGAGATGGCCGAGGCCTGGCATGCCTGGGCCGAGGCGGGCGACGGCTGGTTCGCCGTCGTCCACGGCGAGGTGCTCGCCCGTCCCGCCTGA
- a CDS encoding PhoH family protein, whose amino-acid sequence MTQAFREPDTVPELVGTGRGGAVSGDRHPARAATASTVTRTMTLPADLDPVTLLGAHDEVLRAVEKGFPEVDVHVRGTTVTVTAAQENQDRLDTALVLVAELIDVARTGTPLTPDAVERAVGLLDAATRPTEVLTDSVLSARGRTITPRSLGQKAYTDAIEESTITFGIGPAGTGKTYLAMAKAVDALARRQVSRIVLTRPAVEAGESLGFLPGSLTDKIDPYLRPLYDALHDMLEPEALPRLMAAGTIEVAPLAYMRGRTLNDAFVILDEAQNTTPEQMKMFLTRLGFGSTMVVTGDVSQVDLPGGRPSGLVVVRSILEGVEGISFCDLGSADVVRHRLVGRIIDAYASYEAQAAALQAGADPTGHGPVPRRSPRRRAAPGGTRSRGRPVGAGRVGRGGRAGEGRQT is encoded by the coding sequence ATGACTCAAGCCTTCCGTGAACCTGACACGGTGCCCGAGCTGGTCGGCACCGGCCGTGGCGGAGCCGTCAGTGGTGACAGGCACCCGGCCCGGGCCGCCACTGCCTCTACCGTCACCCGCACCATGACCTTGCCCGCCGACCTGGACCCTGTGACCCTCCTGGGCGCCCATGACGAGGTGCTGCGTGCGGTGGAGAAAGGGTTTCCGGAGGTAGACGTCCACGTGCGCGGCACCACCGTGACCGTCACCGCTGCCCAGGAGAACCAGGACCGCCTCGACACGGCCCTCGTGCTGGTCGCCGAGCTGATCGACGTCGCCCGCACTGGCACGCCGCTGACTCCTGACGCCGTGGAGCGCGCCGTCGGTCTGCTGGACGCCGCCACCCGGCCAACCGAGGTGCTCACCGACAGCGTGCTGAGCGCGCGCGGGCGCACTATCACCCCCCGGTCCCTGGGGCAGAAGGCCTACACCGACGCCATTGAGGAGTCGACCATCACCTTCGGGATCGGCCCGGCTGGGACCGGCAAGACCTACCTGGCTATGGCCAAGGCCGTGGACGCCCTGGCCCGCAGGCAGGTGTCCCGGATCGTCCTGACCCGTCCCGCCGTGGAGGCGGGAGAGAGCCTCGGCTTCCTGCCCGGCAGCCTGACCGACAAGATCGACCCCTACCTGCGTCCCCTCTACGACGCCCTCCACGACATGCTGGAGCCCGAGGCCCTGCCCCGGCTCATGGCGGCGGGAACCATTGAGGTCGCCCCTCTGGCCTACATGCGTGGACGCACCCTCAACGACGCCTTCGTCATCCTCGACGAGGCCCAGAACACCACCCCGGAGCAGATGAAGATGTTCCTCACCCGCCTGGGCTTCGGCTCCACGATGGTGGTGACCGGGGACGTCTCCCAGGTGGACCTGCCTGGGGGGCGCCCCTCGGGCCTGGTTGTGGTGCGTAGCATCCTGGAGGGGGTGGAGGGGATCTCCTTCTGCGACCTGGGCAGCGCCGACGTCGTCCGCCACCGTCTCGTGGGCCGTATCATTGACGCCTACGCCAGTTATGAGGCCCAGGCTGCGGCCCTCCAGGCGGGCGCTGACCCCACCGGGCACGGTCCTGTGCCCCGTCGTTCGCCGCGTCGGCGTGCCGCGCCCGGCGGTACCCGCAGCCGTGGACGCCCCGTCGGAGCCGGTAGGGTTGGTCGGGGCGGCAGGGCCGGTGAGGGGAGGCAGACGTGA
- the ybeY gene encoding rRNA maturation RNase YbeY produces MTTEVSNETSVPIDGAEFAALADHVLQAMHVSPAAELAILFVDPEPMAELHERWLGLPGPTDVMSFPMDELRPGTAGTPTPPGTLGDIVLCPQVAAEQALEAGHSAVEEMLLLTTHGILHLLGYDHAEPRERKEMFALQRRLLLTFLAERGA; encoded by the coding sequence GTGACGACAGAAGTCAGCAACGAGACCTCCGTGCCGATTGACGGGGCCGAGTTCGCCGCCCTGGCTGACCACGTGCTCCAGGCCATGCACGTCTCGCCCGCTGCTGAGCTTGCCATCCTGTTCGTCGACCCCGAGCCGATGGCCGAGCTCCACGAGCGCTGGCTAGGCCTGCCCGGCCCAACCGACGTCATGAGCTTTCCCATGGACGAGCTGCGGCCGGGGACGGCCGGGACACCGACCCCGCCGGGGACCCTGGGTGACATCGTGCTGTGCCCGCAGGTGGCTGCCGAGCAGGCGCTGGAGGCCGGCCACTCCGCGGTGGAGGAGATGCTCCTGCTGACGACCCACGGCATCCTGCACCTCTTGGGCTACGACCATGCCGAGCCGCGTGAGCGCAAGGAGATGTTTGCGCTCCAGCGCAGGCTCCTGCTGACCTTCCTGGCGGAGCGGGGCGCGTGA
- a CDS encoding hemolysin family protein, protein MSGIPVLLLVVGALLALGLGAALSAGEAALTRFTRAAAEDLVEAGRRGAVQVRDLAQRRDQVLAAVAPARVAVDMLAAVLVTLAVAGLVDEWWLVLVLAVLGNIVLLGVLVGVSPRSAGQRNPGGTLLALGGLLGWVTALGAPWRALAARRPRRRAEPTHAQAREAVNEDLREMIDEIGEADTIEDEDRQMLRSVVELGQTLVREVMVPRTDMVTIEADRSAASAMRLFVRSGFSRVPVIGEDADDVRGVLYLKDLLRRLSASPDQEGLPVSEFVRVAEYVPETKLADDLLREMQTGHFHMALAVDEYGGTAGLVTMEDLLEEVVGELIDEHDPRLPEPQEVAPGTYRVPARLGLDELGALFGLEIDDDDVDTAGGLLTKAVGRVPLPGASGDVQGLRLVAQDVAGRRRQLATLTATRVPEVPDQPDRKDSDAPLP, encoded by the coding sequence GTGAGCGGGATACCTGTCCTCCTTCTTGTCGTGGGTGCCCTCCTTGCCCTGGGTCTGGGGGCGGCGCTGTCGGCGGGGGAGGCGGCCCTGACCCGCTTCACCCGCGCTGCCGCTGAGGACCTGGTCGAGGCCGGGCGACGCGGGGCCGTGCAGGTGCGTGACCTGGCGCAGCGGCGTGACCAGGTGCTGGCCGCCGTGGCGCCTGCGCGCGTGGCGGTGGACATGCTCGCTGCGGTCCTGGTGACCCTGGCGGTCGCCGGCCTGGTCGACGAGTGGTGGCTGGTGCTGGTCCTGGCCGTCCTGGGCAACATTGTGCTCCTGGGGGTGCTGGTGGGCGTCTCCCCACGGTCGGCGGGCCAGCGCAACCCGGGAGGGACCCTCCTGGCGCTGGGAGGGCTCCTGGGGTGGGTCACCGCGCTGGGGGCGCCCTGGCGCGCGCTGGCAGCCCGCCGCCCCCGCCGCCGCGCTGAGCCGACCCACGCCCAGGCCCGGGAGGCCGTCAACGAGGACCTGCGGGAGATGATCGACGAGATCGGTGAGGCAGACACCATTGAGGACGAGGACCGCCAGATGCTGCGCAGCGTCGTCGAGCTGGGCCAGACCCTGGTGCGCGAGGTCATGGTGCCTCGTACCGACATGGTGACGATCGAGGCGGACAGGAGCGCCGCCAGCGCCATGCGCCTGTTCGTGCGCTCCGGGTTCTCCCGGGTCCCCGTCATCGGGGAGGACGCTGACGACGTGCGCGGCGTGCTCTACCTCAAGGACCTCCTGCGACGGCTGTCGGCCAGCCCCGACCAGGAGGGCCTGCCCGTGTCGGAGTTCGTGCGCGTGGCCGAGTACGTCCCGGAGACCAAGCTGGCTGACGACCTGCTGCGGGAGATGCAGACCGGCCACTTCCACATGGCCCTGGCGGTGGACGAGTACGGGGGCACCGCAGGGCTGGTCACCATGGAGGACCTGCTGGAGGAGGTGGTTGGTGAGCTCATTGACGAGCACGACCCCCGGCTGCCCGAGCCCCAGGAGGTCGCTCCTGGCACCTACCGTGTCCCCGCCCGGCTCGGGCTGGACGAGCTGGGCGCCCTCTTCGGCCTGGAGATTGACGACGACGACGTGGACACCGCCGGGGGGCTGCTCACCAAGGCTGTCGGACGCGTCCCCCTTCCCGGGGCGAGCGGGGACGTCCAGGGGCTGCGTCTGGTGGCGCAGGACGTGGCCGGGCGCCGTCGCCAGCTGGCGACCCTGACTGCCACCAGGGTGCCCGAGGTCCCGGACCAGCCTGACCGGAAGGACTCTGATGCCCCACTCCCGTGA
- the era gene encoding GTPase Era produces the protein MPHSRDFSGSRGSSGSREGQAEPLRDADGFPVLPPALEDSDPGRGGPDGVRVEVAVPQLPEGFRAGFACMVGRPNAGKSTLTNAMVGTKVAITSGKPQTTRHNVRAVVHRANAQLVLVDTPGLHRPRTLLGRRLNDLVRTTLAEVDVIVFCLPANERTGPGDRFIARELADLRTPVVAAVTKTDAVSRPDLAARLLAVDALGDWAEIVPVSARRGEQVDVLEEVLVSYLPASPPLYPASEVTDEPETTMIAELVREAALEGVREELPHSLAVVVDEVVDPERARQEERDPGHLKGAGRRLQVRVSLVVERDSQKGIVIGRNGARLKEVGVRARKSVEELLGRKVYLDLHVRTARDWQSDPKALARLGF, from the coding sequence ATGCCCCACTCCCGTGACTTCAGCGGCTCCAGAGGCTCCAGCGGCTCGCGTGAGGGCCAGGCTGAGCCTCTGCGTGACGCCGACGGCTTCCCTGTCCTGCCCCCCGCCCTGGAGGACTCCGATCCGGGGCGGGGCGGGCCGGACGGCGTGCGTGTCGAGGTCGCAGTGCCGCAGCTCCCCGAGGGTTTCCGCGCCGGGTTCGCCTGCATGGTGGGGCGTCCCAACGCGGGTAAGTCCACCCTGACCAACGCGATGGTCGGCACCAAGGTCGCCATCACCTCCGGGAAGCCGCAGACGACCAGGCACAACGTGAGGGCCGTGGTCCACCGTGCCAACGCCCAGCTGGTGCTGGTGGACACCCCTGGCCTCCACCGGCCCAGGACGCTGCTGGGCCGACGGCTCAACGACCTGGTGCGCACCACTCTGGCTGAGGTAGACGTCATCGTCTTCTGCCTGCCTGCCAACGAGAGGACCGGCCCCGGCGACCGCTTCATCGCCCGCGAGCTGGCCGACCTGCGCACCCCCGTGGTGGCAGCGGTCACCAAGACGGACGCCGTCTCGCGCCCAGACCTGGCTGCCCGGCTCCTGGCCGTGGACGCCCTGGGGGACTGGGCCGAGATCGTCCCGGTCTCGGCCAGGCGCGGGGAGCAGGTTGACGTCCTGGAGGAGGTCCTGGTCTCTTACCTGCCTGCCAGCCCGCCCCTCTACCCCGCCAGCGAGGTCACTGACGAGCCTGAGACCACCATGATCGCCGAGCTGGTCCGCGAGGCCGCCCTGGAAGGGGTGCGCGAGGAGCTGCCGCACTCTCTGGCCGTCGTCGTCGACGAGGTCGTGGACCCTGAGCGGGCACGTCAGGAGGAGCGCGACCCGGGTCACCTCAAGGGGGCAGGGCGACGCCTCCAGGTACGGGTGAGCCTGGTGGTGGAGCGCGACTCCCAGAAGGGGATCGTCATCGGGCGCAACGGGGCCCGGCTGAAGGAGGTCGGCGTCAGGGCACGGAAGAGCGTTGAGGAGCTGCTGGGGCGCAAGGTCTACCTTGACCTGCACGTGCGTACCGCCCGGGACTGGCAGTCCGACCCGAAGGCCCTGGCCCGCCTCGGCTTCTGA
- a CDS encoding alpha/beta hydrolase family protein: MCPHRPVRLLPRRTRSRGEPLRPTQAEITSGWVWVRAFPRRAARMVVTVCRAGCRRLARLLLGVLALVLLLLLLGAGLTEIWQIVLTLALGALVLAVSYDHRVMGGSIVLVLGLSLVGTLAGPRWSPAVFTAPLAPTTRDTGIGGQVETVPVGTYEVRTIQVSVPQADGQEVPALLRQPVGAPTPTAGVVFLHGAGTHTIEGFAEQAEALASAGATTIVPDKPMEGYTLTERDYVSMAADYADSVELLRSLEEVDALRVGLYAESEGGYPGVVLAAQDSRIAFLVLASAPVVPIRQQAAFAMDSYLREVGVPEPLLDIIPRILGSRELPGGGFKYADFDASVYERRLTVPVLMLYGTEDSSMPVLQGPRTVWDSMQEAGNDQLTVRYYAGANHGLKSGTSTEGLLVPGVARDLARWVTGLPETGGAGPRVAGAAPTQVYWAQVPERTRWYASGDLMLVTAVLGLGLLGLSAVLWGAGQLPRLRGGRGLHLPAPLGRWAVSLGLSVTSSWVLYLAYVLTVAQLALNRTSNLWISYGGWALAQGAALMTVVLLVKLVGRAWLMRGHVRQDGGGRWLTPWTGTVLVSALGGTLVQLMFLAYWGLFPLLL, from the coding sequence ATGTGTCCCCACCGCCCTGTCCGGCTCCTGCCCCGGCGGACCCGTTCCCGGGGAGAGCCTCTGAGGCCCACCCAGGCTGAGATCACCTCCGGCTGGGTCTGGGTCCGTGCCTTCCCCCGGCGGGCTGCCAGGATGGTCGTCACAGTGTGCCGTGCTGGGTGCCGTCGCCTGGCCAGGCTGCTCCTGGGGGTCCTCGCCCTGGTCCTTCTCCTGCTGCTCCTCGGGGCGGGACTGACCGAGATCTGGCAGATCGTCCTCACCCTCGCGCTGGGAGCGCTGGTCCTGGCGGTCTCCTACGACCACCGCGTCATGGGGGGCAGCATCGTCCTGGTGCTGGGACTCAGCCTCGTGGGGACCCTGGCGGGTCCGCGCTGGTCGCCTGCGGTCTTCACCGCGCCGCTGGCCCCGACCACCCGTGACACCGGTATCGGCGGACAGGTCGAGACTGTCCCGGTAGGCACCTACGAGGTCAGGACCATCCAGGTGAGCGTGCCCCAGGCCGACGGCCAGGAGGTGCCCGCTCTCCTGCGCCAGCCGGTGGGGGCGCCCACCCCCACCGCGGGTGTCGTCTTCCTCCACGGCGCCGGGACCCACACGATCGAGGGCTTTGCCGAGCAGGCCGAGGCGCTGGCCTCGGCTGGGGCCACCACCATCGTGCCGGACAAGCCGATGGAGGGCTACACCCTCACCGAGCGTGACTACGTGTCCATGGCGGCGGACTACGCCGACTCCGTGGAGCTCCTGCGCTCCCTGGAGGAGGTTGACGCGCTGCGGGTGGGGCTGTACGCCGAGTCCGAGGGCGGCTACCCCGGCGTGGTGCTGGCTGCCCAGGACTCCCGTATCGCCTTCCTGGTGCTGGCTTCCGCGCCGGTGGTGCCCATACGCCAGCAGGCTGCCTTCGCCATGGACTCCTACCTGCGTGAGGTGGGGGTGCCCGAGCCGCTGCTGGACATCATCCCCAGGATCCTGGGGTCCAGGGAGCTACCGGGTGGAGGGTTCAAGTACGCTGACTTCGACGCCTCCGTCTACGAGCGGCGCCTGACGGTGCCGGTCCTCATGCTGTATGGGACGGAGGACTCCTCCATGCCTGTGCTCCAGGGGCCCAGGACGGTCTGGGACTCGATGCAGGAGGCGGGTAACGACCAGCTCACGGTGCGCTACTACGCCGGGGCCAACCATGGTCTCAAGTCGGGGACCAGCACTGAGGGGCTGCTGGTGCCCGGGGTGGCTCGGGACCTGGCCCGCTGGGTGACTGGGCTGCCGGAGACTGGCGGTGCTGGGCCCCGTGTGGCCGGGGCGGCGCCCACGCAGGTCTACTGGGCGCAGGTACCTGAGAGGACCCGGTGGTACGCCAGCGGTGACCTCATGCTGGTGACCGCCGTCCTGGGCCTGGGGCTGCTGGGCCTGTCGGCGGTGCTGTGGGGGGCTGGCCAGCTTCCGCGGCTGAGAGGCGGGCGTGGCCTGCACCTGCCAGCACCGCTTGGGCGGTGGGCGGTGTCGCTGGGCCTGTCCGTGACGTCCTCCTGGGTCCTGTACCTGGCCTACGTCCTGACCGTGGCCCAGCTCGCCTTGAACCGGACCTCCAACCTGTGGATCTCCTACGGGGGGTGGGCGCTGGCACAGGGGGCGGCGCTGATGACGGTCGTGCTTCTGGTCAAGCTGGTCGGCAGGGCCTGGCTCATGCGTGGGCACGTCCGCCAGGACGGGGGAGGGCGGTGGCTGACCCCCTGGACGGGGACCGTCCTGGTCAGTGCCCTGGGCGGCACCCTTGTCCAGCTGATGTTCCTGGCCTACTGGGGACTGTTCCCTCTGCTGCTGTGA
- a CDS encoding proline dehydrogenase family protein: protein MSTPSEPLGTADSSSPSLTDPAPARPTNSPCPQEMWELGLRAVERARGWVEASARLPVPRAAALLSRILADPDGLAFTTRFVDDVVRPADLEVAGRALRRLADGRTDFLPPALAAATGLGGAASRLAPTVVAAAARHTFRQIVGDLVVDATDQGLGPALRRLRRDGNRLNINLLGEAVLGDQEAARRLAEVSRLVTRQDVDYVSVKVSAVTGPHNPWGFDEVVAHGVEVLTPLYRLARDHGTFLNLDMEDYKDLDLTLAVFTALLDQEELGSYEAGVVLQAYLPDSLGAMQRLQDWAAARVARGGAPVKVRVVKGANLAMEAVDAGVHGWEMTTWPTKQETDTCYKRVLHWAMTPQRTRAVRLGVAGQNIFDIALAYELRAARGLEGTDAVEFEMLSGMATTLAEVVRRDVGHLLLYVPVVAPQEFDVAIAYLVRRLEENAAPQNFMSGVFDIASDSRVLTRERDRFLASLADLDPQAPVPGPRRTQDRLEGRPAGALAPAPAQDGAFVSTPDSDPSLGGNRQWARQIARAVPASRLGVEAVTAGAARFAIREDVDAVVEVLRAAAPGWAGLGVSARAEIIRRAGQLLEQRRGALIEVAASETGKTIDQSDPEVSEAVDFCNLYARNALALEDPGYLGGGRFVPSSLTVVASPWNFPLAIPTGGVAAALATGSTVVLKPAPPARRCAAELVSVFHDAGVPTDVLMLAPVEDGEVSRHLVTHDGVDRVILTGSYDTARMFRSWKPDMRLLGETSGKNAIIVTPSADPDLAVRDTVASAFAHAGQKCSAASLLVLVGSAGRSERIARQLVDATASLVVASPEHLDSQVGPVVVPDDAKALRGLTVLGEGEHWVLRPRHLGSGLWHPGIRAGVRPGSEFHLTEYFAPVLGVMRVDTLEEAIEVVNAVDYGLTSGLQTLDSQELAQWLETVQAGNLYVNRGITGAIVRRQPFGGWKRSAIGSTTKAGGPSYLLGLGEVVRSDGAVEDIPQQVDVLGGDGEAEPLGDLDDLDDLYDSVRSELAGQDLLLLRTALAQDAQAWRSAYGQAVDVTGLACERNVLRYRPAEVLVRAEAGTALADLVRVMAAGCLAGAGLSLSVAEALPEALGAVLWDRGATVVQEDSRAWARRLGDLADSGALGVRVRLLGPREQAAQERWQEGCHATGGSPDVALYTGDVTACPHTELLPFLREQSVSVTAHRFGTPLDLAAGLL from the coding sequence ATGTCCACACCCTCCGAGCCCCTGGGCACCGCAGACAGCTCCTCGCCCTCCTTGACCGACCCGGCCCCGGCCAGGCCCACGAACAGCCCCTGCCCACAGGAGATGTGGGAGCTGGGGCTGCGGGCCGTGGAGCGTGCGCGAGGCTGGGTGGAGGCCTCGGCCCGGCTCCCCGTTCCCAGGGCGGCGGCCCTGCTCTCCCGGATCCTGGCCGACCCCGACGGGCTGGCCTTCACCACCCGCTTCGTCGACGACGTCGTGCGCCCGGCTGACCTGGAGGTGGCGGGGCGCGCCCTGCGCCGCCTGGCCGACGGGCGCACGGATTTCCTCCCGCCGGCCCTGGCCGCAGCCACCGGCCTGGGCGGGGCCGCCTCAAGGCTGGCGCCGACCGTGGTGGCTGCCGCCGCCCGGCACACCTTCCGCCAGATCGTGGGTGACCTGGTCGTCGATGCCACCGACCAGGGCCTGGGCCCGGCGCTGCGGCGTCTGCGCCGTGACGGCAACCGGCTCAACATCAACCTCCTGGGTGAGGCGGTCCTGGGGGACCAGGAGGCCGCCCGGCGCCTGGCAGAGGTCTCCCGGCTGGTCACCAGGCAGGACGTGGACTACGTCTCGGTGAAGGTGTCTGCCGTGACCGGTCCGCACAACCCCTGGGGCTTTGACGAGGTGGTCGCCCACGGGGTGGAGGTGCTGACCCCTCTGTACCGGCTGGCGCGTGACCACGGCACCTTCCTCAACCTGGACATGGAGGACTACAAGGACCTGGACCTGACCCTGGCCGTGTTCACCGCCCTCCTGGACCAGGAGGAGCTGGGCAGCTACGAGGCCGGGGTCGTCCTGCAGGCCTACCTGCCCGACTCCCTGGGGGCGATGCAGCGCCTCCAGGACTGGGCGGCGGCGCGGGTGGCCCGGGGAGGCGCCCCGGTCAAGGTGCGGGTGGTCAAGGGGGCCAACCTCGCCATGGAGGCTGTTGACGCCGGTGTCCACGGGTGGGAGATGACCACCTGGCCCACCAAGCAGGAGACCGACACCTGCTACAAGCGTGTCCTCCACTGGGCCATGACCCCGCAGCGCACCCGGGCCGTGCGCCTGGGTGTGGCAGGTCAGAACATCTTTGACATCGCCCTGGCCTACGAGTTGCGGGCGGCCCGTGGGCTGGAGGGTACTGACGCCGTCGAGTTCGAGATGCTGTCGGGGATGGCCACCACCCTGGCGGAGGTCGTACGGCGCGACGTGGGCCACCTGCTGCTGTACGTCCCGGTGGTGGCCCCCCAGGAGTTCGACGTCGCCATCGCCTACCTGGTGCGCCGCCTGGAGGAGAACGCCGCGCCGCAGAACTTTATGTCCGGGGTGTTCGACATCGCCTCCGACAGCCGCGTGCTCACCCGGGAGCGTGACCGCTTCCTGGCGTCCCTGGCCGACCTTGACCCCCAGGCGCCTGTTCCCGGGCCCCGGCGGACCCAGGACCGCCTGGAGGGGCGGCCCGCTGGTGCTCTGGCACCGGCCCCGGCGCAGGACGGGGCCTTCGTCTCCACCCCGGACTCCGACCCCTCCCTGGGCGGCAACCGGCAGTGGGCTCGTCAGATCGCCCGGGCTGTGCCCGCCTCCCGGCTGGGAGTCGAGGCCGTGACGGCTGGTGCCGCCCGGTTTGCCATCAGGGAGGACGTGGACGCCGTCGTGGAGGTCCTCCGGGCGGCCGCACCCGGCTGGGCGGGACTGGGGGTCAGCGCCCGCGCGGAGATCATCCGGCGGGCCGGACAGCTCCTTGAGCAGCGGCGGGGCGCGCTGATCGAGGTCGCCGCCAGTGAGACCGGCAAGACGATCGACCAGTCCGACCCCGAGGTCAGCGAGGCGGTTGACTTCTGCAACCTCTACGCCCGCAACGCCCTGGCGCTGGAGGACCCCGGCTACCTGGGCGGAGGCCGGTTCGTGCCCAGCAGCCTGACCGTGGTCGCCTCGCCGTGGAACTTCCCCCTGGCCATCCCCACCGGTGGCGTGGCGGCGGCCCTGGCCACGGGCAGCACCGTCGTCCTCAAGCCGGCCCCGCCAGCCAGGCGCTGCGCGGCCGAGCTGGTCAGCGTCTTCCATGACGCCGGGGTCCCCACTGACGTCCTCATGCTGGCTCCGGTGGAGGACGGTGAGGTCTCCCGGCACCTGGTCACCCACGACGGCGTGGACCGGGTCATCCTCACCGGCTCCTATGACACCGCCCGCATGTTCCGCTCCTGGAAGCCGGACATGCGCCTGCTGGGGGAGACCAGCGGCAAGAACGCCATCATTGTCACGCCCTCTGCCGACCCGGACCTGGCGGTGCGTGACACCGTCGCCTCGGCCTTCGCCCACGCGGGCCAGAAGTGCTCGGCAGCCTCCCTGCTGGTCCTGGTCGGCTCGGCCGGGCGCTCGGAGAGGATCGCCCGCCAGCTGGTGGACGCTACCGCCTCCCTGGTGGTGGCCTCACCCGAGCACCTGGACTCCCAGGTGGGGCCGGTGGTGGTGCCTGACGACGCCAAGGCCCTGCGGGGACTGACGGTCCTGGGGGAGGGGGAGCACTGGGTGCTGCGGCCCCGGCACCTGGGCTCCGGCCTGTGGCACCCGGGTATCCGCGCCGGAGTGAGGCCCGGCAGCGAGTTCCACCTCACGGAGTACTTCGCCCCGGTGCTCGGCGTCATGCGGGTGGACACCCTGGAGGAGGCCATTGAGGTGGTCAACGCCGTCGACTACGGCCTCACCTCAGGCCTGCAGACCCTGGACTCTCAGGAGTTGGCCCAGTGGCTGGAGACGGTCCAGGCGGGCAACCTCTACGTCAACCGGGGGATCACTGGCGCCATCGTGAGGCGCCAGCCCTTTGGCGGGTGGAAGCGCTCGGCCATCGGCTCCACCACGAAGGCGGGCGGCCCCAGCTACCTGCTGGGCCTGGGGGAGGTCGTGCGCTCAGACGGTGCCGTGGAGGACATCCCGCAGCAGGTGGACGTCCTCGGCGGGGACGGTGAGGCTGAGCCCCTGGGTGACCTGGACGACCTGGACGACCTGTACGACTCGGTGCGTTCCGAGCTCGCTGGCCAGGACCTCCTGCTCCTGCGCACGGCTCTGGCCCAGGATGCCCAGGCGTGGCGCAGCGCCTACGGGCAGGCGGTGGACGTCACCGGACTGGCGTGTGAGCGCAATGTGCTTCGCTACCGCCCCGCAGAGGTCCTTGTGCGGGCTGAGGCAGGGACGGCGCTGGCGGACCTGGTGCGAGTCATGGCGGCGGGCTGCCTGGCTGGTGCCGGGCTGAGCCTGTCGGTGGCCGAGGCGCTGCCCGAGGCGCTGGGGGCGGTGCTGTGGGACCGTGGTGCCACGGTGGTCCAGGAGGACTCCCGGGCGTGGGCCCGGCGGTTGGGCGACCTTGCCGACTCCGGGGCGCTGGGGGTGCGTGTGCGGCTGCTGGGACCGCGGGAGCAAGCCGCCCAGGAGCGCTGGCAGGAGGGCTGCCACGCCACCGGCGGCAGCCCGGACGTCGCGCTGTACACCGGGGATGTGACCGCCTGCCCACACACCGAGCTGCTGCCCTTCCTGCGCGAGCAGTCAGTGTCTGTCACCGCGCACCGCTTCGGCACGCCCCTCGACCTGGCCGCCGGGCTGCTGTGA
- a CDS encoding antitoxin VbhA family protein, with protein sequence MATGTAGTATTAAERELRVAEAIHSGEMEGMRVDAATRADADEYVAGRIDSDELVARARARYGLG encoded by the coding sequence GTGGCCACTGGTACAGCAGGCACCGCGACGACTGCGGCCGAGCGCGAGCTGCGGGTGGCCGAGGCGATTCACAGCGGCGAGATGGAAGGTATGCGCGTCGATGCTGCGACGCGTGCGGACGCCGACGAGTATGTCGCCGGGCGCATTGACTCTGACGAGCTGGTGGCCCGCGCTCGCGCGCGGTATGGCCTCGGCTGA